A window of Juglans regia cultivar Chandler chromosome 7, Walnut 2.0, whole genome shotgun sequence contains these coding sequences:
- the LOC108991199 gene encoding putative protein phosphatase 2C-like protein 44 isoform X2, whose amino-acid sequence MGLQDLHLKLKAFRLKRFLIGDGGSTKREPQTTRKPSWMIPVSHGYYVVEDQSYRTGSGESESDSVVVQREQIEELELWFFGVFDAQVGDGVTKYMQSHLFNRNLKGSQIRRKSKETMRKALLGARAKVRETQKEEETLRVGSVSVLVTNAEKLVTAYMGDYRAVVCRDGVAHQISSTAHQSSKRHWPRRLISVWANLQAVNKPKALSLSLVLKELIPVLNLSSWQALAYGRL is encoded by the exons ATGGGACTGCAGGATCTTCATCTCAAGCTCAAG GCATTCAGGCTGAAACGCTTTCTGATAGGAGATGGCGGGAGCACCAAAAGAGAGCCTCAGACTACAAGGAAACCTTCATGGATGATACCAGTATCGCACGGGTATTATGTCGTCGAGGATCAATCATACAGAACTGGTTCAGGGGAGTCCGAGTCTGACTCAGTCGTGGTACAGAGAGAGCAAATCGAAGAGCTTGAGCTGTGGTTTTTCGGAGTTTTCGATGCTCAAGTTGGAGATGGAGTTACCAAGTACATGCAATCCCATTTGTTTAACAGGAACCTCAAAGGG TCTCAGATAAGAAGAAAGAGCAAGGAGACAATGAGAAAGGCGCTCCTTGGTGCAAGAGCAAAGGTAAGAGAAACGCAGAAAGAAGAGGAGACATTGAGAGTGGGGTCAGTATCAGTGTTGGTAACCAATGCAGAAAAGCTGGTGACAGCTTACATGGGAGACTATAGAGCTGTTGTCTGCAGAGATGGTGTGGCTCATCAGATCAGCAGCACCGCCCACCAATCATCCAAAAGACATTGGCCTCGCAGACTCATTTCAG TTTGGGCAAATCTGCAGGCAGTAAACAAACCAAAAGCTCTGAGCTTGTCGTTGGTTCTGAAAGAATTGATTCCAGTACTGAATTTGTCGTCTTGGCAAGCACTGGCATATGGGAG GTTATGA
- the LOC108991199 gene encoding putative protein phosphatase 2C-like protein 44 isoform X1: MGLQDLHLKLKAFRLKRFLIGDGGSTKREPQTTRKPSWMIPVSHGYYVVEDQSYRTGSGESESDSVVVQREQIEELELWFFGVFDAQVGDGVTKYMQSHLFNRNLKGSQIRRKSKETMRKALLGARAKVRETQKEEETLRVGSVSVLVTNAEKLVTAYMGDYRAVVCRDGVAHQISSTAHQSSKRHWPRRLISVRIFGYSLGKSAGSKQTKSSELVVGSERIDSSTEFVVLASTGIWEVMKNQEAVNLIRHLEDPQEAAECLAKEALTRMSKSNVSCLIIRFD; encoded by the exons ATGGGACTGCAGGATCTTCATCTCAAGCTCAAG GCATTCAGGCTGAAACGCTTTCTGATAGGAGATGGCGGGAGCACCAAAAGAGAGCCTCAGACTACAAGGAAACCTTCATGGATGATACCAGTATCGCACGGGTATTATGTCGTCGAGGATCAATCATACAGAACTGGTTCAGGGGAGTCCGAGTCTGACTCAGTCGTGGTACAGAGAGAGCAAATCGAAGAGCTTGAGCTGTGGTTTTTCGGAGTTTTCGATGCTCAAGTTGGAGATGGAGTTACCAAGTACATGCAATCCCATTTGTTTAACAGGAACCTCAAAGGG TCTCAGATAAGAAGAAAGAGCAAGGAGACAATGAGAAAGGCGCTCCTTGGTGCAAGAGCAAAGGTAAGAGAAACGCAGAAAGAAGAGGAGACATTGAGAGTGGGGTCAGTATCAGTGTTGGTAACCAATGCAGAAAAGCTGGTGACAGCTTACATGGGAGACTATAGAGCTGTTGTCTGCAGAGATGGTGTGGCTCATCAGATCAGCAGCACCGCCCACCAATCATCCAAAAGACATTGGCCTCGCAGACTCATTTCAG TACGCATATTTGGATACAGTTTGGGCAAATCTGCAGGCAGTAAACAAACCAAAAGCTCTGAGCTTGTCGTTGGTTCTGAAAGAATTGATTCCAGTACTGAATTTGTCGTCTTGGCAAGCACTGGCATATGGGAG GTTATGAAGAACCAAGAGGCCGTGAATCTCATCAGGCACTTAGAAGACCCACAAGAAGCAGCTGAGTGCTTGGCAAAGGAGGCTTTAACCAGAATGAGCAAAAGCAATGTTTCTTGCTTAATCATTCGTTTTGACTAA